A window of Plantibacter sp. PA-3-X8 genomic DNA:
GGGCGATGGCGATCAAGGCCCGGGCGATGGCACCCGACAGTTGGACCAGCGGGACCATCCACCCGTGCGCGCCGCCCCCGTCGTCGTGGCGTCCGAGCCAGCGGTCCGCCTCCACGATCTCGCCGCGCACCGCGTAGAGCAGGGCGAGCTTGCCGGAGGCGTCACCGCCGTTCCGGCCGTCCCACGACTCGTGTCGGAGCTCGTACGCCTCGCGGAGCACGAGGCTCGCCTCGTGGAGGTCACCTACGAGCAGTTTCGTGATCCCCACCTGCAACAGGGCGGTGGGGACGCGGGGCGCGAACTCGGTCGGGCGGTGCACGCGGGCCCGTCGCGCGAGCTCCTCGGTGATCCGCGCGTAGTGCAACGCGCGCTGGTGCCGACCGTGCACGCGGTAGGCGATCATGAACGCCGTCGATGCGCTCAGGCTGATGCGCGCGAGCTCGGTGCGAGCTCGGTCCCGGAGGTCGTCGGGATCGGTCGGGAGCTGGAACCGCCCCACCGACTGGTCGAGTGCGTCGGTCTCCCCACGGATGTTGAGCCGGATCTCCCGGACGGCGAAGACGATGGGGTGGTTCGAGAGCACGCGCGCCGGGAGCGCCTGCAGCGCACGGTCGAGCGTCGCGAGGTCGAGCGCCATGAGGATCCCCCACTCGTACTCGATCACCGAGACGACCGTGTCCCAGTCCTCCTCCTGGATGGCCGTGGTGAGGAGACGGGTGACCGGGGCGACGTCCGTGGGGTGGAGGAACCCCGCCCCGAGGGAGGGAAAGTACCTATTCCGACCGATGTGCACGGGTCAACCCTAGGTGACCCTCACCTGTCGGGGAACACCCGGGGCAGGATGCGGGGTGGTCTTTGGCCGATCCGCCCGGAACGCGTCGGGGTTGCCGCTCTACTGATCCTCGGCCCCACAGCTGGGGCCAGGTTTTCGGCGGGCGCACCGCCGCTTCACGGGGAAGGCAGCACACATGCAGCAGCACACGGGTCGAAGGAGTCACCGCGCACGGTGGCGGAACCGGTGGGGGGCACCGTCCGCCGGTCGCGCGACCATGGGGATCATCGGGGTGACCGTCCTGTCGGCCCTCTCGCTCGTCGGGGTCGGCTCGAGCGCGCAGGCGCTGCCCGGGACCCCGGGGACGCCGCAGTCGGGATCGATCGTCTACGCCGAGGACTTCGAGAACGGAGCGACGTCGCCGACGTACATCGAGGACTACGTCGGCGCCGACGGCACGCGCTACACCGCGGACGCCTCCTGGCGCGACCACGCCCAGTGCAACGGCAACGTGACGAGCTTCGCCTCGTCAGCGGAGCCGCAGTGTTTCGCGGAATCGGCGTCCGGTGAAGGACGCACGCGGCAGCTCGCCTGGGCCCTCGGCGCCGGCGACACGACCAACCACTCCGTGAGCGCCTGGACGTCGCAGCAGAACCTCACCATGAACCCGCCGAACGCGGTCGAGTTCGCGACCGTCGACCCGATCGCGCTCACAAGCGCCGGCCGGTTCCTCACGACCTCGGTGGACCTCGCCGCGGTGTCCTGCAACGCGTCGCAGCAGCCCGTCCTCGAGTTCTTCCTCACCGACGACCAGGGCGACGCGCACTCCGTCGGTGCCGTCAACGGGTGCACCGCAGCCGGTTCCCGCTCCGTCACCGCGCCGGCGACCGGTGCGGCCGGGGCGGAGAACGTCCGCGTCGGCACCTACGTCTCGCCGGGAGCCGTCCTGCTCCCCGGGGCGACCGTCGGCATCGTCGCCCGCAACCTGACCGGCGGCGGCACGGCCGGCAACGACCACGCCTTCGACAACATCCAGGTGCTCGACGTCTCCCCGCAGTTGGACAAGTCGTTCAGCCCGGCGAGCGTCGTCGCCGGTGAGACGTCCACGCTGACCCTCACGATCACGAACACCGACGAGCTCGCGGCGAAGAACGGCTGGTCCTTCACGGACGCGCTGCCCGCCGGCCTGACGATCGCCGACGGCGACGCCTCGACCACCTGCCCGTCGGGTGTGGTCACCGCGCCCGAGGGCGGCTCGTCGATCGACGTCACCGGGAACCTCAGCCAGGGCATGACCTCCTGCGCCGTCACCGTCGAGGTCACGTCGCCCGTCGCCGGGACGTTCACGAACGGTCCCGACAACATCACGAGCGTGGGCCTCAACCCGCCGGCCGACGCCACGGTCGAGTTCGTGCCGCAGGCTCCCGCGATCACCGTCGTGAAGTCCGCGTCACCCGCTGCTGCGGAGTACGCCGTCGGCGACGAGATCACCTACTCCTTCCTCGTCACCAACACCGGCAACGTGCCGCTCACCGACGTCCAGGTCGACGAGGGCGCGTTCACCGGGACCGGTGACCTCTCCGACGTCGTCTGCCCGCCGGGAGCGGCGACGCTCGCCCCCGCGGCGGCCGTCACCTGCGAGGCCACCTACACGATGACGCAGGCCGACATCGATGCCGGGACCGTCTCCAATTCGGCCACCGCGACCGGGACCCCGCCGCAGGGCCAGCCACCGGTCTCACCGCCGTCCGAGGTCACCATCCCGGGCGTGGCCCAGGCCCCGGCGCTCACCGTCGCGAAGTCGGCGACGCCGACGACGGTCGCGAACGCCGGCGAGGACGTCACCTACTCGTTCCTCGTCACCAACACCGGCAACGTCACCCTCTCCGACGTCTCGATCATCGAGGGCGACTTCACCGGCACCGGCGAGCTCTCCGACGTGGTCTGCCCGGCCGCAGCCGACTCGCTCGCCCCGGCGGCGACCGTCACCTGCGAAGCGAGCTACACGGTCACGCAGGCCGACGTCGACGCCGGCTCGGTGACCAACTCGGCGACCGCGACCGGCACCCCGCCGGCAGGCGGCACTCCCCCGGTCTCACCGCCGTCGGAGACCACGGTCGAGTTCCCCGCCGCGCCCGCCATCACGGTGGCGAAGTCCGCGACGCCGACCACGGTCGCGAACGCCGGCGAGGACGTCACCTACTCGTTCCTCGTCACCAACACCGGCAACGTCACGCTGACGAACGTCGGGGTCGTCGAGGGCGACTTCACCGGCACCGGTGAGCTGTCCCAGGTCGTCTGCCCGCCGGCGGCCGGCTCGCTCGCTCCCGCCGCGACGGTCACCTGCGAGGCCACCTACACGGTGACCCAGGCCGACGTCGATGCGGGATCGGTCACGAACAGCGCGACCGCGACCGGCACCCCGCCGAACGGTGGCACTCCCCCGGTCTCGCCGCCGTCGGAGACCACCGTCGCGTTCCCGGCGACACCCGCCATCACGGTCGTGAAGTCGGCCGATGCGATGGCCCAGGACGGCCTCGCGGTCGGCCAGGTCGTCACCTACTCCTTCCTCCTCACCAACACCGGGAACGTCACGCTGACGAACCCGACGGTGGTGGAAGGGGAGTTCTCCGGCGCCGGCGAGCTGTCCGACGTCGTCTGCCCGGCCGAAGCCGCTTCGTTGGCACCGGGCGCGACGATCACCTGCGAGGCCACCTACACGGTCGTGCAGGCCGACGTCGACGCGGGGCTGATCACGAACTCGGCGACCGCGACGGCGACGCCGCCGAACAGCGTGAACGGTGTCCCGCCGGTCTCGCCGCCGTCCGAGGTCACGATCCCGTCGCCGCCCGTCCCCGGCCTCTCGGTGGTCAAGACGGCCGACGTCGAGCGGGCCACGACTGCGGGACAGGTCATCACCTACTCGTTCCAGGTGACGAACACCGGCAACGTCACGCTGCGTGACGTCGCGGTCGAGGAAGGTGACTTCACCGGCACCGGGACGCTCGCCGCGATCGCCTGCCCGACGGGCACGGCGCTCCTCGCCCCCGGGCTCCAGGTCGTCTGCACCGCGACCTACACGGTCACCCAGGCGGACCTGAACGCGGGCTCGATCCACAACACCGCGTTCGGGACCGGCGTGACGCCGGGCGGCGAGTCGTTCACCTCCGACCCGTCCACGGCGACCGTGAGCACGCCGGGTCCGGTGCTCGCCTCGACCGGTACGACCGTCGCACCACTGGTGGTCGGAGCGGCGATCCTGCTGCTGCTCGGTACCGGACTCGTCATCCGACGCCGCCTCGTCACCGGGCGCTGACCCGGACCTGACCGATCGGGCGGGTCGAGCCTTCGGGCTCGGCCCGCCCGTCGTCCTTCCACCACCACTACCCTGTTGAGGCCATGAGATCCGCGACCACCACGACCCTGCTGCGCTGTGCGGCCTTCGGCGCCGTCGGTGCCGTCATCCTCTTCCTCGTCAGCCCGCTGACGTCGACCGCCGCGGTGCTCAACCCCGTGCTCTACGCCGCGATCGCCGCCGTCACGATGGTGATGCCGATGCTCGCCAGGCGCTGGACGGGCGTCCCCGGTGCGACGGTGCTCACCGCAGCCGTCACCGGGCTCCTCGCACTGCCCGTCACGGCCCTCGGCCCGGCGATCATCGTCGCGCTCGTCGTTCCGGCAGCCGCGCTCGACCTGGTGCTCGCCCGCCGCCGTCACCCCGCCCGCGTGACGACCTGGCTTGCGGCCGCGGCCGGCGGCGTCGCGATCTGGGCGCTGTCCTTCGCGGTGATCTCGCCCGACCTCATCTCGCCGGTGCTCGTCATCGTGCTGCTCGCGGTCCGCGTCGTGAGCTACGTCCTCGCCATGGAGCTGGCCGGTCTCGTCGCCGGACGCCTCCGCCGATCCGGCGTGCGATCAATGCGTGGCGGGGACGCCCGCCGAGGATCCTCCGACGCCTGATCCGCGTCAGCCTTCGACAGCCGCGTTCCACCGGCGTCGTCCCGGGTCGGCGTCCCACTCCTCCAGCACCGCTGCTCCGGAGGCGACCGGGAAGGTCGTGATCAGGCGCTCGTCGATGCCGTACACGAGCGCGACGGCGTCGGTGTCCGTCGGGTCGCCGAGCGCCAGACGCATCCGACCGGACGGGCCGTCGGCCGTCCGTACCGGTCGTGCGAGCAGGTCCTGCGCGGCCGCCGTCACCCGCGACAGCAGGGACGACGCCCGGGCCCACGGGACGAACTCGTCGTCGGGGAGCCCGAACGCGCGCGCGAGCGCTCCGTCCAGCCAGCGGTCGCGTTTCAACCCGTAGGGTGTCGGGACCGCCGAGAGCAGGTAGCCGTAGACGTGGAGGAGCCCGGCGTTCCCGACCGGCCAGACCACGGCGAGGCCGGCGCGCGCATGCAGCGCCTCGAACAGCGCACGTGGGATCACGGGCCCGCCCGTGTGCTCGTCGATGACGGTCGACGCACCCCACGAGGCGAACCGGCCTGCCACCGTGTCCTCGTCGATCGCCGCACCCAACCAGGAGTGCTCCTCGAGCACGGTCGAGGGTTCGGTCTCTGCTCGTCGCGCGAGCTCCGTCATCATCACAGCACCACAGCATAGGCGGCTCGTGCGTCGGTGAATTCACCCGCCGTTCACCCGTCATGGTGATTGCGTCCACACTCGCCGTCCATGATGGACGCAGCGTCCGCAGGAGCGGCCGTGTGACGACACGCTCAGAAGGAGCGCCTGTGGCCCCCACCATCCTCTTCGATTTCGACGGCACCCTCGCCCTCGGCGACGGGCCGATCACGGCCTTCGCCCGCGCCATCGCCGAGCGCACCGGCGACTCCGAGTTCGCGATGCGTGCCGAGGCGGCCCTCGCCGCGTTCGCGACCGGCGAGACCGACGCCCGCGACGGGTACGACGCCGTGACCCGGATCGCGCGCGAAGCCGGCGTCGGTGCCGACGTCATCGGCGCGTCCTACGACGACTCGCGCGCGATGCTCGGCTCGAGCGAAGCGGCGGTCGACTCCCCCGACGGCCTGCCCGCGTTCCTCGAGACGCTGGGCACCCACGCCCGACTCGTCCTGGCGACGAACGCCCCCGGCGACGGCATCACGGCGCTCCTCCATTCCTGGGGCGTCGCCGAGGTGTTCGACGCCGTGCACTTCACCGTCGGGAAGCCGGCAGGCCTCGTCCCGCTCATCCGTGACGCGCTCGCCGCCGGCCCCGTCCTCGCCGTCGGCGACATCGTCGAGAACGACCTCGCTCCCGCCGCCGAGCTGGGCGCCGACACCGCCCTCGTCGGCGCGACCTTCGAGCGCTCGACGGCCACCGCCACGATGCGTGGGCGTTCACTCGCCGACCTGTACGACCAGATCATCGCCTGGGCCGCAGCCGCATCGCGCCACCCCGACGCCTCCCAGACCTCCACTCCCGCTCCGTCCGCCTCCTGATCACCCTCCACCCTCGAAAGGCATCCCGAACATGCGCAAGACCCTGCTCCTCACCGGCGTCGCGGCCGTCGCCGCCCTCGCCCTCGCCGGCTGCAGCCCCGCCGCCTCGTCGCCGTCGGCATCGGGCACGGCGTCCTGGCCCGACTCCATCACCATCTCGCTCGTGCCGTCGGTGGAGGGCGAGGACCTCGCCGAAGCCCTCGACCCGCTCACCAGCTACCTGTCGGAGAACCTCGGCATCAAGGTCAACGGGGTCGTCGCGACCGACTACGCCGCGACCGTCGAGGCCCTCGGCAGCGACCAGGCGCAGGTCATCATCACCGACGCGGGCTCGCTCTACAACGCGACCGAGCGCTACGACGCGAACCTCGTCCTGCGCGACGTCCGCTTCGGCGCGACCTCGTACGCGTCGGTCGCCTACACGAACAACCCCGACAAGTACTGCGCCGAAGCGCCGGTCATGGTCACCTACGCGGCGAGCGGCACCCCGCTCTCGTACTGCAACGGCATCGAGCCCGGCGCAGACGCTGCGACCGGCGCAGGGCCGGCGGCACTGAAGGCCCTCGACAAGATCTCGAAGGGCACCAAGGTCGCCCTGCAGGCCGCGACCTCGCCCGCCGGATACCAGTACCCCGTGGTCGCCATGCGTGACGCCGGCATCGACACGGACGCCGACATCACCCAGGTGCCGGTCGAGGGCAACAACAACGCGGTCCTCTCCGTCTACAACGGCGACGCCGAGGTCTCGTTCGGCTACTGGGACGCGCGCACGACCGTCCTCAAGGAGGCGCCCGACGTCGCCGACAAGGTCGTCGCGTTCGCCTACACCGAGATGATCCCCAACGGCGGCGTCGCCGTCTCGAAGTCGCTCCCGGCCGACCTCACCAAGCAGCTCACCAAGCTCATGGCGGGCTACGCGGGCTCCTCCGACGCGGCGAAGAAGGTCATGTTCGACCTCGTCGGCCTCTCCGGCTGGACCGACAAGACCGCACCGGACGAGATCACCCGCTACGGCGAGATCCTCGACCAGTTCTCGAACTGACCCGCTCCAACCGATCGACCCTCTCCAGGAATCCGGTGCATGAACACTGATCAGCATCGCGCGGAGGCCCGAGCCCAGCTCGCGGCCTCCGCGTCGTGGTCCATCCGTCTCGACGACGTCTCGGTCACCTACCCGAACGGCACGAAGGCGCTCCGCAACGTCTCACTCGACATCGCCGCCGGTGAGATGGTCTCCGTCGTGGGGCTCTCCGGCTCCGGCAAGTCGACGCTCATCCGCACGATCAACGGCCTCGTGCCGGCGACGAGCGGGACCGTCGCCGTCGGGCCGCACACCGTCACCGGTCTGCGCGGCCGGCAGCTCCGTCGGCTGCGCGGGCACGTCGGCATGATCTTCCAGGGCTTCAACCTGGCCGACCGGACGAGCGTGTACCGCAACGTGCTCGTCGGCCGGTTCGCCAGCACCCCGACGTACCGGAACCTCCTCGGCCTGACCACCGCCGCCGACCGGGAGCTCGCTCTGCGCTCGCTCCAGTCGGTCGGCATGCTCGACAAGGTCTGGACTCGCGCGGCGCAGCTCTCCGGCGGGCAGAAGCAGCGGGTCGCGATCGCCCGCGCCCTCACGCAACAGCCGAGCGTCATGCTCGCCGACGAGCCCGTCGCGAGCCTCGACCCGCCGACCGCGCACACGGTGATGAACGACCTGCGCCGGGTGAACACCGAGACGGGTCTCACGGTGCTCGTGAACATCCACCTCATGGACCTCGCTCGCACCTACACGACCCGCATGATCGGGCTCCGCGACGGCGAACTCGTCTACGACGGCTCCGCAGCCGACGCGACCGAGGCGGACTTCGAGCGGATCTACGGTCGCCCCATCCAGCCCGATGATCGGCTCGACCGATGACGACGACGGGAACCGACCGGAACCTGCCACCCGTGACCGACTGGCGGCTGCCGCCCAGGCCGAGCACCCGGCTGCGGACCGCGCTCATCATCGGGGCCGTGGCCGCCTTCACGATCGCCACCTGCCTCCCGGCGATCGGCGGCGTGCAGCTCGACTTCGGCGCGCTCATCTCCCACTGGGACAACGGATCCGGTCTGCTCCTCCAGCTCTTCCAACCCGACTTCGCCTTCCTGCCACGGACGGTGCAACCGATGCTCGAGACGCTGCAGATGGCGCTCGTGGGTGCGGTGGCCGCTGCGTTGCTGTCCGTCCCACTGACGCTGTGGGCGGCGGCGCCGACGAACCCGAACGGCCTGTCGCGTCGCATCCTGCGCGCGATCGTCAACGTCATCCGAGCGGTGCCCGACCTCGTCTACGCGACCATCCTCGTCGCCATGGTCGGCGTCGGCGCGCTGCCCGGCCTCCTGACGCTCTTCCTCTTCGACCTCGGCATCATCGTCAAACTCGTCTCCGAGGCGATCGACTCCGCCGACCACCCGTACATCGAGGCCGGCAAGGCCGCCGGTGGGACGCAGACGCAGATCAACCGCGTCACCGTCCTCCCGCAGGTCTGGCCGCTGTTCGCGAACCAGTGGCTGTACACCCTCGAGCTCAACGTCCGCATCTCCGCCATCCTCGGCATCGTCGGCGCCGGCGGCATCGGTCGGCTGCTCGACGAACGGCGGGCGTTCTACGCCTACGACGACGTCTCGGTGATCGTCCTCGAGATCCTCGTCGTCGTCGTGCTCATCGAGGTCGCGTCCAACCTGCTGCGGAGGCGACTCGTATGACCGCGAACGATCCGAACACCGTGCTCCCCCGCCGTCCCTCGCGACTCGTCCCGACCCTCGCGTCCGTCGCCGTCGGGATCGTCGTCATCGCCGCGACCGCCGGCCTGCCGATCGACTGGCGCGATCTCGGCACCGTCCCGGCGCAGCTCGTGCACTTCGGCGGACTCATGTTCGAGAGCCCGAACTGGGAGAAGCTGCCGCGGGCCCTCACCGAGATGTGGCGGTCGATCTCGATGGCCTGGATCGGCGCGATCCTCTGCGTCCTCGTCTCGATCCCGCTCGGCATGCTCGCCGCAGGGTCGGTCGGTCCGGTCTGGCTGCGGCTGCCGCTGCGTGGGGTGTTCGCCGTCATCCGCGCGGTCCCGGAGGTGATCATCGCCCTCATCCTGCTCACGATCACCGGGCTCACCCCGTTCACGGGCGCGTTGGCCCTCGGGATCGCCGGCATCGGCACCCAGGGGAAGTGGGTCTACGAGACGATCGAGTCGGTGCAGGAGGGCGCCTCGGAGGCCGTCCGCGCTGCCGGTGGCGGTACCGCCGAGGTGACGCGCTGGGCGCTCTGGCCCGCCGCCGCCCCGGCGCTGCTGTCGCTCGCGCTCTACCGGTTCGAGATCAACATCCGCACCTCGGCGGTCCTCGGGCTCGTCGGCGCGGGCGGGATCGGCAGCATGCTGGCGAACTACACCAACTATCGCCAGTGGGATACAGTCGGGATGCTGCTGATCGTGGTGGTCGTCGTGACCATGACGATGGACGCGATCTCGGGTGCCATCCGACGCCGGATCACCCGGGGCCCCGGCATCGCCCGTACCACCCGTACCGCCCTTCCCGCCCGCACGACGAGGAGCCGCAATGTGGACAGGGTCCGCTGACGCCCCGCCGACGGCCCGGATCGCGATGCTCGCGCCGTCGCTCCAGCCGAGCGAGCGCCGAGTGGCCGAGACGGTGGCCGAGGACATCGAGGCGAGCATCGAGCGCACCGCCCAGGAGGTCGCCGACCTCGCCGGCGTCGGCCGCGCCACCGTCATCCGCACCGCGCAGTCGCTCGGGTACGAGGGCTACCCGCAGCTGCGTGTCGCCCTCACCCGCGAGGTCGCGCTCGGGACACCGACCGCCCGCGACGATGGCGACGACACGATGCTCGGCACCCTCCGCGGGGCCATCGACCACTTCGCCGGTCGCCTCGGCCAGACGACGTCGGCGATGACGGAGGAGACGCTCGAACGGTTCGTCCGCGTGCTCGACGAAGCGCCGAGACTGCTCATCGCGGCGAACGGCCTCTCGTCACCGCTCGGTTCCGATCTGGCGATGCGGCTCATCTCCGCAGGCCGGCCGGCCGAGTACCTGCCCGACACCCTCGGGCAGCAGATCGCCGCCACCCATCTCGGCCCGGGCGCGGCGTGTCTGGTCCTGTCGGGCTCGGGCGCGAACCGGGCGTCCGTCGACGTGGCCGCGGCAGCTCGAGCGAGTGGCGCGACCGTCCTCGCGATCACCTCCTTTCCGCGCTCGGCCGTCGCCGAACTCGCCGATGTCGCGCTCGTGGTCGCTCCCATCGACGCGACCTTCCGGGACGAACTCGTGCACACCTCCCGGGCGGCCATCATGCTCGTGACGGAATCCGTGGTCGGGCTGCTCGTGGGCCGACGTGGCGATCGTGCGCAGCGCGCCCAGTCGGCGACGCTCGCGGTCATCAGCGGCTCGCTGTCGGACGACGCTTCGGACTGACCCGGCTCGGGCCGTTCCGATCGGCACCGGACCGGGCCGGTGCCGGGATCCGCGAGAATGTTCTCCATGCCCCGTCACCGACTGCGTCGTCACCTGCTCACCGCCGTGATCGCGGCCACCGGTTCCCTGCTCGCCCTCACCGGCTGCGCGGGCCCAGCCACGACACCCACCGCGGACACCGACGCGACGCTCCGCGTGGGTCTCGTCCTCGAGCCGTCGGACCTGAACATCCGGACGACCTCCGGCGTCGCACTCGAGCAGGTCCTCATCGACAACGTCTACCAGGGGCTGGTCTCGCGCACACCGGACAACGAGATCGTCGACACCCTCGCCGAACGCCACGAGGTCAGCACCGACGGGCTCACCTACACCTTCGTCCTCCGCGACGGCGTGACCTTCCACGACGGCGCTCCACTGACCGCCGCCGACGTGGTCGACTCGCTCACGCAGGTGCAACAGAACGCGGCGTTCGTCGACCACCTCGACCTGGAACAGCTCCAGAGCGTCACGGCGGTCGACGACCGCACCGTCCGCCTGCAGCTCAGCTCCCCCGACTCCGACCTGCTGTGGGCGCTGACGGGTCGCGCGGGGCTCGTCCTCCAGGCCGGGGCGGACAACGACCTGTCGACGACGGCGAACGGCACCGGCCCGTTCACGCTCGCGTCCTGGAAGCAGGGCGACAGCATCACCGTCGAGCGGAACGACGACTACTGGGGTGACGCTCCGAAGGTGAAGGAGGTCGTCTTCAGCTACATCCCCGATTCGTCCTCGGCCGTCAACGCGACGCTCGCCGGCGAGGTCGACGTGCAGATCGGTCTCGATGCGAACCTGCGGGACCAGGTCGCTCGTACCGACGGCCTGACGATCGTCGAGGGGAAGACGACCGACAAGTACACCCTCGCCTTCAACAACCAGCGCGCACCGCTCGACGACCCCCTCGTCCGGCAGGCGCTCCGCACGGCCATCGACCACGCTGCGATCGTCGAGGCGGTCGGCGGCGCCGCGGCCCTGCAGTACGGACCGATCCCGGAGCTCGACCCCGGCTACGAGGACCTCAGCGACGTCGTGACCTACGACCCGGAGGCGGCGAAGGCGCTCCTCGCCCAGGCCGGCCAGGAGGACCTCGCGCTCACGCTCACCGTCCCGAACCACTACGGCACCGCCGCCACCAACGTCCTGGTGTCGCAGTTCAAGGCCATCGGCGTCACCCTCACGGTCGACAGCGTCGAGTTCCCCACGTGGTTGAACGACGTCTACACGAACCACGACTACGACCTCAGTCTCGTGAACCACGTCGAGGCACGCGACATCCGGCACTGGGCGGACCCGGACTATTACTTCGGCTACGACAACCCGACGGTGCAGTCGTTGGTCGCCGAGGCCAGGGCTGCGACCGACCCCGAGGCCGCCGACGAACGACTCCGCGAAGCCGCAGCGCTGGTCTCGAAGGACCACGCCGCAGACTGGCTCTACACCGGGATCACCCTCACCGTCGTGCGCGACGGCGTCACCGGTTTCCCCACCGACTTCGTCAGCGAGCACCTCGACCTCCGGGACGTCGCCGTCACCGACTGATCGGTGGCGGGAGGCTAGTCGCGCTCGGCGGTGCGCGTGGCGGAGGACACCAGGTCGTCCTTCGGCAGCGGTGTCCGGTCGGCGAGGGCCCGCATCCACGCCCCCGTCGTCGCGACCGCGCCGAAGTTCGAGTCGAGCAGCGCCATGAGCGTCGTGTGCACCGTCTTCGCGTCGACGGACCCGGCCGCGTTCTCGAGGTTGATGGCCCCGGTCGCGTCGGAGAGCACTTCCACCTCGATACCGAGTTCCTCGGCGCCCGCCGCGGACGCGATGACGCAGTTGTTCGTCATGTACCCGACGAGCGTGACGGTGTTCACGCCCTGCTCGCGCAGCCACGCTTCGAGGTCCGTCCCGGCGAAGACCGAACCGTACTGCTTCACGACGCCCTTCCAGGACGGCTGCGCGCGGCGGACGACCTCGGGGTGCAGCTCGAAGGCGCTCGTTTCCGGGTCGAAGACCGGTGCACCGCTGCCGGATGAGTGCTGGACGACCACGACGGGCACCCCGGCCGTCGTCGCCGCGTCGATGGCGGTCGCGATCCGCAGGATCGACTCCTCGCGCGGCGGGTACTGGATCGCGAGCGGACCGGCGAAATACTCCTGCTGGACGTCGATCAGGATCAGGGCGCGGGTGGTGGTGCTCATCGGGGAACTCCTCGGTTCGGTGACGCCGTCGGCACGACGACCCGTTCATCGTCCCGCGGCTCCTGAGGCGCCACCATTGGCACGAATGCGCAATACTGGTGAAATCAGGCCAGATCGGAGTCGGCAGTGCGCATCGCCATCCACGCGTTCGACGATGTGACCATGTTCCACCTGTCGGTCCCGCAGATGGTGT
This region includes:
- a CDS encoding DUF11 domain-containing protein, which encodes MQQHTGRRSHRARWRNRWGAPSAGRATMGIIGVTVLSALSLVGVGSSAQALPGTPGTPQSGSIVYAEDFENGATSPTYIEDYVGADGTRYTADASWRDHAQCNGNVTSFASSAEPQCFAESASGEGRTRQLAWALGAGDTTNHSVSAWTSQQNLTMNPPNAVEFATVDPIALTSAGRFLTTSVDLAAVSCNASQQPVLEFFLTDDQGDAHSVGAVNGCTAAGSRSVTAPATGAAGAENVRVGTYVSPGAVLLPGATVGIVARNLTGGGTAGNDHAFDNIQVLDVSPQLDKSFSPASVVAGETSTLTLTITNTDELAAKNGWSFTDALPAGLTIADGDASTTCPSGVVTAPEGGSSIDVTGNLSQGMTSCAVTVEVTSPVAGTFTNGPDNITSVGLNPPADATVEFVPQAPAITVVKSASPAAAEYAVGDEITYSFLVTNTGNVPLTDVQVDEGAFTGTGDLSDVVCPPGAATLAPAAAVTCEATYTMTQADIDAGTVSNSATATGTPPQGQPPVSPPSEVTIPGVAQAPALTVAKSATPTTVANAGEDVTYSFLVTNTGNVTLSDVSIIEGDFTGTGELSDVVCPAAADSLAPAATVTCEASYTVTQADVDAGSVTNSATATGTPPAGGTPPVSPPSETTVEFPAAPAITVAKSATPTTVANAGEDVTYSFLVTNTGNVTLTNVGVVEGDFTGTGELSQVVCPPAAGSLAPAATVTCEATYTVTQADVDAGSVTNSATATGTPPNGGTPPVSPPSETTVAFPATPAITVVKSADAMAQDGLAVGQVVTYSFLLTNTGNVTLTNPTVVEGEFSGAGELSDVVCPAEAASLAPGATITCEATYTVVQADVDAGLITNSATATATPPNSVNGVPPVSPPSEVTIPSPPVPGLSVVKTADVERATTAGQVITYSFQVTNTGNVTLRDVAVEEGDFTGTGTLAAIACPTGTALLAPGLQVVCTATYTVTQADLNAGSIHNTAFGTGVTPGGESFTSDPSTATVSTPGPVLASTGTTVAPLVVGAAILLLLGTGLVIRRRLVTGR
- a CDS encoding amino acid deaminase; amino-acid sequence: MMTELARRAETEPSTVLEEHSWLGAAIDEDTVAGRFASWGASTVIDEHTGGPVIPRALFEALHARAGLAVVWPVGNAGLLHVYGYLLSAVPTPYGLKRDRWLDGALARAFGLPDDEFVPWARASSLLSRVTAAAQDLLARPVRTADGPSGRMRLALGDPTDTDAVALVYGIDERLITTFPVASGAAVLEEWDADPGRRRWNAAVEG
- a CDS encoding HAD family hydrolase, which gives rise to MAPTILFDFDGTLALGDGPITAFARAIAERTGDSEFAMRAEAALAAFATGETDARDGYDAVTRIAREAGVGADVIGASYDDSRAMLGSSEAAVDSPDGLPAFLETLGTHARLVLATNAPGDGITALLHSWGVAEVFDAVHFTVGKPAGLVPLIRDALAAGPVLAVGDIVENDLAPAAELGADTALVGATFERSTATATMRGRSLADLYDQIIAWAAAASRHPDASQTSTPAPSAS
- the phnD gene encoding phosphate/phosphite/phosphonate ABC transporter substrate-binding protein, with amino-acid sequence MRKTLLLTGVAAVAALALAGCSPAASSPSASGTASWPDSITISLVPSVEGEDLAEALDPLTSYLSENLGIKVNGVVATDYAATVEALGSDQAQVIITDAGSLYNATERYDANLVLRDVRFGATSYASVAYTNNPDKYCAEAPVMVTYAASGTPLSYCNGIEPGADAATGAGPAALKALDKISKGTKVALQAATSPAGYQYPVVAMRDAGIDTDADITQVPVEGNNNAVLSVYNGDAEVSFGYWDARTTVLKEAPDVADKVVAFAYTEMIPNGGVAVSKSLPADLTKQLTKLMAGYAGSSDAAKKVMFDLVGLSGWTDKTAPDEITRYGEILDQFSN
- the phnC gene encoding phosphonate ABC transporter ATP-binding protein codes for the protein MNTDQHRAEARAQLAASASWSIRLDDVSVTYPNGTKALRNVSLDIAAGEMVSVVGLSGSGKSTLIRTINGLVPATSGTVAVGPHTVTGLRGRQLRRLRGHVGMIFQGFNLADRTSVYRNVLVGRFASTPTYRNLLGLTTAADRELALRSLQSVGMLDKVWTRAAQLSGGQKQRVAIARALTQQPSVMLADEPVASLDPPTAHTVMNDLRRVNTETGLTVLVNIHLMDLARTYTTRMIGLRDGELVYDGSAADATEADFERIYGRPIQPDDRLDR